The sequence TAATGCTCAATGCTCAAGCAACTTCGATGCAGTTCTGAGTTCGGAGTTCGTGGTTTCGAAACTATCCGCTATACGCTATTCCTATCCGCTAATAAAAGCTATACGCTAAAAACTGATAACTGGTCACTGTAAAAGTTTCAGCGCTTCTTGTTTCATGCGTAGCATCATGCTGGCGAGGCCATTAGACCTTCCTATGGTGATACTTTTTGTTATCCCGATTTCTTCGAGGTAGCGCGGCTCTTCGGTGAGGATTGTTTCTGGTGTTTCGCCGCTGTATACGCTTATAAGCAGATACATCAGTCCTGCTGATATTAGGGCGTCGGCGGTGCCTTCGAAGACGACGCCACCATTGTCTAGGTGTGCATCGAGGAAAGCATTACTTTGGCATCCTGGAACGCGACGTTCTGCGGTTTTGAATTCTGAAGGAATAGGGGCAAGTTCTGCCCCTAGTGCTATAATTTTTTCGTAGATCTCTTCTTTAGACGAGCATCCAGAGAAAAGCTCTTTGATGCGCTGTTGTTTTTCTGCTAAAGAAGGCATTACTACGCTATTATCTCCATAAGCTCTATGTCGAAGGTAAGGTCTTTGCCGGCGAGAGGGTGGTTGGCGTTGAGTGTTACGGTCTCATCGGTTAGCCCTTCGATAGCGGCTACGGCGATGTTTCCGTCTTCATCTTGAAGCTGGATATTTTGTCCTATTACAGGAGTTATGTCTTCAGGGAAGTTCGTTTTTGGTACTTCGATAACCATATCATCGCGGTATGGACCATATGCTTCTTCGGAAGGGATGGTGATGATGTTGGCATCGCCGACTTTCTTGCCGATGACGGCATCGTTGAAGCCAAGGATGACTTGATCGGAACCGATGGTGAACTCTAGAGGGTCTAGGTCTCTAGAGGTGTCGAAGACGGTGCCGTCTTCTAGGGTGCCGGTATAGTGAACTTTTACTGTGTCGCCGTTTTTTACTGTAGTCATGGTATAATGTACTCCTTGTTAATATAATAAGCAGAGATTATAGCAGACGGCGATTATAACAAAAAGAAGTTTTTCTTGAGGATAACACATATGATGGTGTACGATGTTTGTTATATCCATGCCCCCGTAGCTCAGTAGGATAGAGCGGTCGCCTCCTAAGCGATAGGTCGTGCGTTCGAATCGCGCCGAGGGCAACAAAAAAGGCAGCCGTCGGCTGCCTTTTTCATTTATCATTGATAAGAATATATTCGGAGCAATGCTCAAT is a genomic window of Waddliaceae bacterium containing:
- a CDS encoding peptidylprolyl isomerase, which codes for MTTVKNGDTVKVHYTGTLEDGTVFDTSRDLDPLEFTIGSDQVILGFNDAVIGKKVGDANIITIPSEEAYGPYRDDMVIEVPKTNFPEDITPVIGQNIQLQDEDGNIAVAAIEGLTDETVTLNANHPLAGKDLTFDIELMEIIA
- a CDS encoding SufE family protein — protein: MPSLAEKQQRIKELFSGCSSKEEIYEKIIALGAELAPIPSEFKTAERRVPGCQSNAFLDAHLDNGGVVFEGTADALISAGLMYLLISVYSGETPETILTEEPRYLEEIGITKSITIGRSNGLASMMLRMKQEALKLLQ